One Phalacrocorax aristotelis chromosome 11, bGulAri2.1, whole genome shotgun sequence DNA segment encodes these proteins:
- the IL2RG gene encoding cytokine receptor common subunit gamma, whose product MAVPSAFFTPIILFLCRLGPYLAAAHSPPGVECVLFNEEYMTCTWGSRETLTTNYSLYYWYENRSPVVECRHYLQDQGISIGCHFNQSEIIQFQPFHVLINASLGGKTMEIRSERMELQDLVKPEAPVNLTIRNVSSNQLQLTWTSPYPKSQCLEHAVKYKSNKDTSWTEHQVKGDVFSFPSVDYEKYYTFYVRSKINSYCGSTQLWSEWSVPVVWGSKNTTEEQLQHWFWIHTVLIPVASCLLLLVLIVLLVRMERVWVILMPRIPNPSKNFDELFITHNGNFQEWAGVPKDVVESFKPNYSENICYVSELPPKDSYEPLWENSNHPPPVTAGTLAAPREHSPYKNSYVGV is encoded by the exons ATGGCCGTGCCCAGCGCCTTCTTCACACCCATTATCCTCTTCCTCTGCCGGCTGGGACCCTACCttgctgctgctcacagcccCCCAG GGGTGGAGTGTGTCCTTTTCAATGAGGAGTACATGACCTGCACGTGGGGGAGCAGAGAGACGCTCACAACCAACTACTCCCTCTACTACTG GTATGAGAACAGGTCCCCCGTGGTGGAGTGCAGGCACTACCTCCAGGACCAGGGCATCAGCATCGGCTGCCACTTCAACCAGAGCGAGATCATCCAGTTCCAGCCTTTCCATGTCCTCATCAATGCCAGCCTTGGTGGCAAGACCATGGAGATCCGCAGTGAGCGCATGGAGCTGCAGGACCTGG TGAAACCAGAGGCTCCTGTCAACCTGACCATCCGCAACGTGAGCAGCAACCAGCTGCAGCTGACCTGGACCTCTCCATACCCCAAATCCCAGTGCCTGGAGCATGCTGTCAAGTACAAGAGCAACAAGGACACCAGCTGGACG GAGCACCAGGTGAAAGGAGAtgtcttctccttccccagcgTGGACTATGAAAAGTACTACACCTTCTACGTACGCAGCAAGATCAACAGCTACTGTGGAAGCACCCAGCTCTGGAGCGAGTGGAGTGTCCCTGTGGTCTGGGGCAGCAAGA ACACAACggaggagcagctgcagcactggtTCTGGATCCACACGGTCTTGATCCCCGttgcctcctgcctgctcttgcTGGTCCTTATTGTCCTGCTGGTGCGCATGGAAAG GGTGTGGGTCATCCTCATGCCCCGAATCCCCAATCCCAGCAAGAACTTCGATGAGCTCTTCATCACCCACAATGGTAACTTCCAG GAATGGGCCGGAGTCCCCAAAGATGTTGTGGAGAGCTTCAAGCCCAACTACAGTGAGAACATCTGCTACGTGAGCGAGCTACCCCCCAAGGACAGCTATGAGCCCCTCTGGGAGAACAGCAACCACCCACCACCTGTGACGGCTGGGACCCTGGCCGCCCCCCGTGAGCACAGCCCATACAAGAACAGCTATGTGGGAGTGTGA